From Vitis vinifera cultivar Pinot Noir 40024 chromosome 5, ASM3070453v1, the proteins below share one genomic window:
- the LOC100256183 gene encoding AUGMIN subunit 1, whose translation MSDIISGSDPSVIESKSNFDSGRISDVKAWLASQFDAAGKDVPDFEYTPRTIAHLHNLSTLSQAKTQAAGIVATDFRQKAAEYRCQAARVREILENVGLAQEGLPSNVVASAQCLANVANLLNTRDTELSSFLVAMGDMSLRKTGVEEKRAKVQKESKILLDYTRKAIARLTYLKRTLAQLEDDVAPCEAQMENWKTNLAIMVSKERQYLQQYSNYKALLNRVGYTPEISHGVLVEMAEHRKDLEKKTKPILDTLRSYQDLPPDKALAALAIEDKKRQYAAAEKHLEDVLHSALATSE comes from the exons ATGAGTGACATAATTTCAGGAAGCGATCCTTCGGTAATCGAAAGCAAAAGCAATTTTGATAGCGGTCGAATCTCAGATGTGAAAGCATGGCTTGCCTCTCAATTCGATGCCGCTGGCAAAGACGTCCCTGATTTCGAATACACTCCTCGAACCATCGCTCATCTCCACAACCTCTCCACTCTCTCCCAAGCCAAAACACAAGCTGCCGGCATAGTAGCCACCGATTTCCGCCAAAAAGCCGCCGAATATCGTTGCCAAG CTGCTAGGGTTAGGGAGATATTGGAGAATGTGGGATTGGCACAAGAGGGTTTGCCTTCAAATGTGGTTGCATCGGCGCAGTGCCTTGCGAATGTGGCAAATTTGTTGAATACAAGAGATACTGAATTGAGTAG TTTTCTTGTAGCAATGGGGGACATGTCTTTGAGGAAGACTGGAGTGGAGGAGAAGAGGGCTAAAGTGCAGAAGGAGTCCAAAATTCTTCTTGATTACACCCGAAAAGCAATTGCAAGGCTGACTTATTTGAAAAG AACTCTTGCACAGCTGGAAGATGATGTAGCTCCCTGTGAGGCTCAGATGGAAAATTGGAAGACAAACTTGGCAATAATGGTATCAAAAGAGCGACAATACCTGCAGCAATATAGTAACTATAAG GCATTACTTAATCGTGTGGGCTACACCCCAGAGATCAGCCATGGGGTGTTGGTTGAAATGGCCGAGCACAGGAAGGACTTGGAGAAGAAAACGAAGCCCATCCTTGATACTTTGAGAAGCTACCAGGACTTGCCTCCT GATAAAGCCTTGGCTGCTCTAGCCATTGAGGACAAGAAAAGGCAGTATGCTGCTGCAGAGAAGCACCTTGAAGATGTGTTGCATTCAGCTCTTGCCACTTCTGAGTAA
- the LOC100244165 gene encoding large ribosomal subunit protein bL28c: protein MAAAVAGGGLVVCNSSHKLRLPSLKKAKMASDLAFVTSQFGGIKISCTHLQLPNPIPSAPLTLPLRPVARRVCPFTGKKANKANKVSFSNHKTKKLQFVNLQYKKIWWEAGKRYVKLRLSTKALKTIEKNGLDAVAKKAGIDLRKE from the exons ATGGCAGCAGCAGTAGCAGGAGGAGGACTAGTGGTGTGCAATTCCTCCCATAAACTACGGCTTCCGAGTTTGAAGAAGGCCAAGATGGCTTCAGACTTAGCATTTGTTACCTCCCAGTTTGGAGGCATCAAAATTTCATGCACCCACCTTCAATTGCCGAATCCCATCCCTTCTGCTCCTCTCACACTTCCTCTTCGACCTGTCGCCC GTAGAGTGTGCCCCTTCACTGGGAAGAAAGCAAACAAGGCAAACAAGGTTTCCTTCTCAAACCACAAGACGAAAAAGTTGCAGTTTGTAAACCTACAGTACAAGAAGATCTGGTGGGAAGCAGGGAAGCGCTATGTGAAACTACGTTTGTCGACCAAGGCGTTGAAGACTATAGAGAAGAATGGACTGGATGCTGTTGCTAAGAAGGCTGGGATAGATCTTCGCAAGGAATAA